The Lytechinus variegatus isolate NC3 chromosome 1, Lvar_3.0, whole genome shotgun sequence nucleotide sequence CGAGTCTTTGTCTTTAGAACATAAAATTGGCCCGCATTCTcaagaggtttcaattgtaccatggactatgcagatttttaaaacataattacGCTTATTTCATCGCGCACACGAAGTTAAATCCAATTAAATGCGCGCTTTCAGAAAAGTGCGCTTAAAATGAGGCGCgttaatgaaataaatctgcATAGCACATAGTTTTGTACCTCTTTTGGGAATAAGGGCCAATAAGTCTTATAGTTTATACAGTGTTAGTCCTCTCTTCTTGTTTCTCTCTCTATTTagttctccccctccccctctgcTTTTCACCacaccctctctctttctctctagtTCTCCTGTCCTTTAATTTGATGCTTGCATCATTGATTGTATTCTATTAGCcattgtatatgtatgtatatatatttttttacatcgcTCTCAAGCTCATAGAGCTTATGATGATCCACTCtgttatttgaaatattatacCAATGATAAATGTTGTTGACAAtgacgaataaaatcaaatcaaacctcAAAGCAGTAACTGTGTCTCTCTCATGTAAATTAATAATGTTTTAAGCATCTCTCTTTGTACCTTCATCATTAGCCTGATAATTGCTCTAATAGCATGACACTGGCAGTAAATTTGTTGGGCAACTTACTTCTTGTTGATCTTGTGCTTCGGACAGACCCTGTAGATGTGAGGCTGACGACTGACCCCGCCCTCAAGTCATGGTCAGTCTGAAGGTCATCCATCCTGAGGTCACTGTCATCGTGACTGATCCGACTGACCGCTAGACCATCCAGACTGTCCACGCTATGGTCCACCGTCGCATCGTGGGTGAGGTTGAGGTCGGGGTGGCCAGGGGGCGTGATGTCGGTGATGGAGTTCCGGGTGGATGAGGGGAGGTCTTGGTTGGGAGTGGCCGACCTGAGACGTTCGATCTGCTCTGAAAAAGCAATCTGGGCCattcaaagagagagagagaaagagagaactGACCAAACAGTAGCTGTATAACTTCTGTCTTAAGTGGGTTCCCATATGACATCACAAGTAGCCATGTTGGGAGGACAAACAATGAACACCTGTGAATCAAGGCATGATCAATACCGTTATTGTTTTTATGGTCTGATACACAGATTTTCCCATTGTCATACCCTCCAACATGCCAGCTTGTCACATCATGTTGTAACCCTCTATAACGATGCGACATCTAAGGACAACATGAGTACCTAGTGCAGCTTGTGAGTTGCATGatcacttttttatatttttatggcatacatgtacatactcaTATTCTAGTAAAGGAGTGCACTGCTGTggcaaaacaaataaagaaaaggaacaaGTTCATCCCAGTTGAATTGGAATACCCGGTACTGATAGATGCATGTGGTGATAGATacatggagggggggggagagaggcTTAAGAAAGACAACCGCCGCATACACCACATTCATTACTAACCTCCTGGGCATGCTGGGATACACGTGCTTCATTATATTTGGCTCTAAGCTCTTCAAGTTCCTTCTCAAGGTCGGCCACGCGATGCTGGCGACTCTTCCTGTCTGCTTCATCTAGATacaaaacaacaataacaaacagAATAAAGGGCTAGTACATAAAAGTCTACTGTGGTCCCACAGTAGAGTTTCATGTAGGTACGTACAACAACAGTAGAGTTTCATGTAGGTACGTACATGTAGAGTGTGACATCAAATGAAAACAATCTTCAAGAAAaaaggacatacatgtattcttaaTTATTCAAAGTACAAAAAGGATTCAAGGAGATGTGGAAAAAAGATGGACATTTCATAGAtgtaaagatgtgaaatgtgcAATTTCAGCAACTTTtgaggataaaaaaaaataatttacccTTGCAAGTTCCACCCATTTATTAAAGGGGAGTTTAACTTGACAACAAGTTGAATTaagcagaaaaatatttttaaaaaatcattagtATTTATCAGTTTCCATTAAAATTTTTGATGGAATTCATTTTTCAAGATATGTATGGGAAGCTGCTTGCAGAGATCGTCAAATGTTTAAAATTGTGTTGACCTAAAAGCATCACAATTCAATCTTCACATTATAACTAAGGGTCTGATACAACCTACCCTATGAAAATAACATTGGTCATTTCATTCACTCTATAGATTTCCCATCCATGTTTTCAGGTCAAATACAGTCACATAAAAGGGTTGTTTTCTTCCATTGTCCAGTCTTTTCAGTATCTCATTACATGAGGTGGAAAAGTGAATTGCCATGGGATAAGGTCAATGCAGTTATCTGTCAAAGCATAGCCAATCATGGCAGGAATCTGATTTGTTTTTTGGGTtggtgacatttgctcctgtctcaatatctcagagggcaaaGGGTTAGCTAGAGTTTTTGTTTCAGCATAATGCCACGTTAAGGATTATGGTTTATTTAGTTATGAAGATTAGGTTTTATGATTGGCTTTAATGtgtagattttccatcggaACAATTGTCGTCGGAGGAAATGTCATGAAACTATTTTGTTTACCTTGTTCAATTTTCTCCTCAAGCACCTTGATCTTCTCTTCCCACAACTTCTTGTTCTCGCTAGTTGTCTCCAAGATGTCGTGCATGTTCTGCACGTCCTGTTTTAAGCGGCCGTTCTGCTGCTGCAGTTCTTCAACCTGCTTCATGGCCTTCTGGACTTGACTCTCTCCTTCGCGCTTCAGCTTCTCCTCGACAAGGCGCAGGTGCTCCTCTTTGTTCTCCACATTCTGCTTCAGGACCCAGTTGCTCTGTTGGAGATCCTTAAGCTGGGTGCAGGTTTTCTCCAGACGAGAATCCACTTCTCGCTTCTGCGCCTCCACGTCCCTGAGGCGAAGGCTCAGATCCGAGTCTTCCTTGTCCAGGTCTTCCTTGAGAGAGCTGTACTTATGCTCCAGCATCTCTATCTTGACCGAAGCCTGACCGAGCTCAGTTGCAATCGCCTCCTTCTCCTGCTTCATCTTCTCCTCCGTGACCAGCCAATCTTCCAGCTTCTTATCCAGATCTTGCTTCAGGAGGTGATTCTGCCTTTGAAGGTCTGACACCTGGGTGCCCATGGTCTTGAGTTTGAGTTCGTTCTCAGTGTTGTCTTCTTTGATCTTCTTTTCAGCCACCCGCAGGACTTCGCTGCCACTTTCCAAATCCTGCTCCATCCTCCTGCTCTTGCATTCCAGGTCTTTGATGCGAGCATCAGCCTTCTGGAGTAGGGAATCGCTCTCTTTGATCACTGCCTGCAACTCATTTTGAGTGTCTTGCAAGTATTGTTCTTTCTTTATAAGCTCAAGGTTTAGAGAGTCATTCTGAGACTGGAGCTTCTCAAGAAGATCACGAGCTTCAGAGAATTGGGCATCTTTCTTCTCTCGATCTTCTTTCATTTTGGTTTCCAAAGTTAAAGTTTGTCCACCCTTTTCCTCCAACTCTTTCAATAAAGCATCAATTTTGGTCTTGAGTTCTTTATTCTGTTTTTCAGACAGTTCGTGGACATTTTTGTATTCGGCCTCTTTCTCCTCTCcttcttgtttcattttcatcaagTACTGTTCTTTCTTCACAAGCTCAAGGTTTAGAGAGCCATTTTCCGACTGAAGCTTCTCAAGAAGATCACGAGCTTCAGAGAATTGGGCATCTTTCTTCTCTCGATCTTCTTTCATTTTGGTTTCCAAATTTAATGTTTGTCTGCTCTTTTCCTCCAACTCTTTCAATAAAGCATCAGTTTTGGTCTGGAGTTCTTTATTCTGCTTTTCAGACAGTTCGTGGACTTTTTTGTATTCAGCCTCCTTCTCCTCTCcttcttgtttcattttcatcaaatattgTTCTTTCTTCACGAGCTCAAGGTTTAGAGAGTCATTCTTAGACTGAAGCTTCTCAAGAAGATCACTAGCTTCAGAGAATTGGGCATCTTTCTTCTCACAATCTTCTTTCATTTTGGTTTCCAAATTTAATGCTTGTCCGCCCTTTTCCTCCAACTCTTTCAATAAAGCATCAATTTTGGTCTGGAGATCTTTATTCTGCTTTTCAGACAGTTTGTGGACTTTTTGGAATTGGACCTCTTTCTCCTCTCcttcttgtttcattttcatcaagTACTGTTCTTTCTTCACAAGCTCAAGGTTTAGAGAGTCATTTTGAGACTGAAGCTTCTCAAGATGATCACGAGCTTCAGAGAATTGGGCGTCTTTCTTGTCTCgttcttctttcattttggtTTCCAAATTTAATGTTTGTCTGCTCTTTTCCTCCAACTCTTTCAATAAAGCATCAGTTTTGGTCTCGAGTTCTTTATTCTGCTTTTCAGACAGTTTGTGGACATTTTTGTATTCGGCCTCTTTCTCCTCTCcttcttgtttcattttcatcaagTATTGTTCTTTCTTCACGAGCTCAAGGTTTAGAGAGTCATTTTGAGACTGAAGCTTCTCAAGAAGATCACGAGCTTCAGAGAATTGGGCATCTTTCTTCTCTCgttcttctttcattttggtTTCCAAATTTAATGTCTGTCTGCCCTTTTCCTCCAACTCATTCAGTAAAGCATCAATTTTGGTCTTGAGTTCTGTATTCTGCTTTTCAGACAGTTCGTGGACTTTTTTGTATCGGGCCTCTTTCTCCTCCccttcttctttcattttcatctccAATTTTTGCATGTCTTCCTGGAGACCTGAATACAATGCCAATGCATGCTGGAGCTGGGCCTCTGCCTCCTGCTTCAGCTGCAGTACTTGATCGTTGGCTCCGCTCAACATCTTTACTTCCTGCTCCAGTTCAGATATGCGATGAGTAGCAAGTGAGTATTCCTTCTGGATCTCTTTCAGTTTAGtctgtacaaaaaaataaacaatatcaaAACTATATACAAATACAAACAACACCAAGACAATAAACAAGCAATGTACGAACAATAAACAACAATAccaaaacaatatgaaaataatatgcaaACAATCTGAAAACAATATATCTAAAAAGGATCTTGTTCTTGCACttgaaaacaaaaccaaaaagcATTCCTGTTTAATGCATTTAATTcaatatctgtttttttttatagtatttCTATGTCATcatattttgccttttcacTGAAAACTGTTTTTGCTTTCATAACGTACataacatgaatttttttttaaattgagagAAAAATGTAAAGCATATACTTGGGTCACtgaaagcaaattttttttattgcaaaaaacTTGGAACCGGCAAATCATACTCTGTTTACCTCATATGTATGAGCAGTTTGGCAAGCCTCTTCGTACAGGCTTTTCATCTTCTGATGGACTTCGGGATTGGTCCAGGTCATATGGATCTTCTCTAGCTCTAGCTCCAGCTCAGAGACGCGCTGCTCAGCTATAATACCCAAAGACTCTCCCTCAACAGGGCTCGTAGAGGCtgaaaggaaaatatatatcaaCATTAAGGGGGATGTTGCAAGACACTTGGAATTGATAGAtcaattaaattgaaaaaaaaaacaataaaaataaaaagataaaaaaagaaatgcacaagaaattttaaaaaaaaatttgaaccagattttttttcatttatagttGTAAAGAATGCCATGAAGGATATTTTCACCACAAATTAGCTTTCTGGGAGCTTTGTTTAGTGAATAAgagcaaaaaatatttatttcatgaataaattatcataattcattcacaaaatatgtatatatatatatatatatatgaattttgtgtAGTTTACAAAAGCAACAGTATAATGTCATTCTCTACCCTCGTGCAAATTTTCGCCACAATCGCGCTATACGCAGCCGAgatcatataaaaataaaaagataaaaaacaaggaaatgcacaagaaataaataaaaaaaaaacaatttgaaccagaatttttttcatttgaagttATAAAGAATACCATGAAGGATATTTTCACCACAAATTAGCTTTCTGGGAGCTTTGTTTAGTGAATAAgagcaaaaaatatttatttcatgaataaattatcataatttattcacaatatatatgtatatatatatgaattttgtgCAGTTTACAAAAGCAACAGTATAGATTATGTCATTCTCTACCCTCGTGCAAATTTTCGCCACAATCGCGCAATAAGCAGCCGAGATCATAGGGGGGAACCTAAAGGCCCCCCCCTCGCCAGAATTTAAGCTTGTAAAAAAGCCAAGGTAAGGTAGGGTTAAGTGGAAATTCCATTTTGTCATAGCAATGTACACAGCTACAACATGAATTCTACTTGTAAAGGCAAattcaatgaattattttcacttGAAAAGTTTAGAACCAAAACggattttccattttgatttattggtaaacggaaaatcactgcaAATCCCTAAATTGGCAGCTTTGTCATCACCTTGCATGAGCTGCTCCTCGAGCAGGGTAATCTTTTCCTTGTACATCTGCTGACTGGTGTCCATCATGTGGGTCAGTTCCTGTCTCTCTTTCATGGCGCACTCCAGCTCGTCCGTCAGGCGACAGTTCTCCCTGTGAAGCTCACCGAGATTGAGTTCCGAGCGACGAAGCCGGACCCGCGTCTCCTCGAACTGGTTCTTGATGGCGCTATGGTCTTTCATCTGTGTGTCATAAGGTGTGTTGCAAGTATGTTATTGCAATTCTATCACATATAGCCCATACTCGGCAATATCAACATCTAAGGTACTTTTGCTGAGACATGCATTCTGgttcccgtaacacaaaggttagcaattaatcgtacacttgattttcacaattgatggtacattgtagtcaatgtaatcaatcgtTGAAAAATGTGTCTACGATCGTTGCTAAGCTTTCTGTTACTGGCCCCTGGAAGCAGTTTGAACTGCAGCTGACTAGCATTACATCACAGAAAGCTAGGTTAGGTGATTGTGAAAGTTTCCTAGTTTCTCTAGCTCAAGCAAATTGAGAAATCATCACTGAGAAAATTTTGAACTGCTGTGGTGTTCCTATTGCTAGCAAACAACGATCAGTCACTTGCACCGGAAGTACCCCTCACAATTCATCCAGGAACTTGAAAGGATTTTGCCATGAATAGTTGATATCGCTGATTGGCCGTATGCAACAAggacaattgattgcaactctcaATCAATAGACATTGAAAGATCATTTATTGAATTTAGAATTGACATTGGTTTAATTTTGATGGATCAAACAGCTCTCCATTTAATATTAAACAAAGTAGGAATACATATACACACTTGGCACTCCATTACGTGTGAAGTGATacaatagtgaaaaaaaatatggcacaAAAAATGGAATATCTATCAAGAGTAATCTCACCATGTGCTTGAGTTCTTGTCTCTCTGAATGCAACTCCTTATTCTCTTTCTCTAGGTGAGCGTTGTCGGTCTTCAGCTCGGCTTTCTGCTCCAACAGCTTCCTCAATCTTCAGATATCAATCACaaagacaaaaaacaaaaatgaaagaatttttttttactttgggATCAATGTTGCACATtgtacaataataaaaaattatcgcaaaatgactgattttcatcaaaaatttgcatgtaaaagtgaacatttaatttcaatatgaaTTGGCACGTATATTCCCATAATTAAATACAGAAGGAatcaatttcacaaaattctGATATGGGAAGTGGTGGATGATGTTACGACCCATGTGCATGCCTACTTTCAGCAGCTGACACCGATGGTTCGTCATCGGAAAATAACACAATAGCGTTGGTCAGTGCAGTCCCATAACAGAAATCTTAGCAATTGATCAAGGAGTCGATTTTTACGACCGATCATACACAATgaccaatgcaatcaatcgttgAAACCAGTCCCACGATCAATCGCTACGCTTCGTGATACAGGGCCCTGGAGACCGTGGCATTACCTGGTGTTTTCTCTCGTACTCTTCTGCAGTTCCGCTTGAACCGCTTGGAGTTCGTCGACCTCATCCTTTAGCTTATTCAGTTCTTTGACCTTCTGATTCAGCTCACGCAGCTGGCTGTCTATAAAACCACATATCAAGTATAAACAAGAACGTCTaatgtccatttcattttcattcactttgcacaacTCGCACTAAggccaattagaccaaatggtatatggactataaaatggctattggaccaactggttattagatgaaatggtgagaGGACGAATTGGCAACTATCCATGTGGATAGTGAACGAAccgatgatagaccaaatgacagtagacgagttggcaaatggacgaattggaaataaaccctaCAGACTAGCCTTTCACTGGCCACAGAAATTTGTGTGCTCTTTTAAAACTGGATGGATTCTCAACTACACGTAGTCTCTGCCACTGGCACATCGAGGATATTCTACACATTGAACTTCTACTTCCTTAAGCAAACATAAGCCAAGATTGAAGTTGAATGCTCAATGGTTCTTCAGCTATTGCGAGAACAGAATATCTTGGGGTATTTCAGTATTgcgaatatgaaatattttcaggtATACGATGACCTCTGCAACCTTTGAGCTCTTTCATGCCATGAAATTACCTCAGAACAAGCCAGAGATAAAAGTGAGCAATTTACCTTTGCTGCCGATGACAGAGTTTTTCTCCACAATCTCAGCTTCAAGATCCTGCCTCAGTGCTGTCTCAGAAGCTATCTTCGATTCCAGGCTGCGCACTCGATCGTGAAGCCTGCGATTATTCAGCTGAAATTAAACAGTACTATGAAATTTCAGGGGTGAGGgatcacaaataaaatgagCTGGAAAAAAAGGGGTTGAAGATTGTTTAAAAAAGCTCATTCAACTGAAAGAAagcccatactttttgtacataGGAAAGCTAAAATAAGTTGaaataaagctgaaaatcaaaagcaaacATAACTGAAAATCAGCTGAAAAGCTGAACTCTCACATCCTTGAAATTTGCATACAACTAAATCAATCCAAAGTTAAGAATAAAGTCAAATGGTTTCACCCATGTGGTAATAGAGTAGACTATCCGAGAATACGACCAACTGTAGATCAAGTGATTAATAATATATACCAATGGACCTACCTTGCTGACCATATAGGGAGAGTTGATCAGGTTATGGACTGGAGACATGGGAGAGTTGGAGAACGCAGACGAAGAGGACACCGTTCTTGGGACAGGAGTGCCCGGCTCCATCGGGGTTAGGACACCGCGGGAAGAGTCACTTGAACTATCCCCTAAAACAGAGAATAAATTGTATTGGGAGTTGTTAGACTGTCAACCTACTTAATaaccaggggcggtattctgaacattgtcttttctccatatttaatcttttctcagagatatgacaaaatcagTATTCTGGTGGacgtcataacttttgtcacaaaaattgtcataattttttctattctctttagcgcgcaccaaaaatatgcagctttaaatgcgcgtaatccttttatacaagcaaaagatatgacaaaacaTATGACAGGGGgatagcagtcataaattttgtcatatctttgaGTACctaatatcccgataccctgccaaCTGAATTTCAAgcatataatgatattatttagattagattgtggtattagtttcactcatcatccatgaacaattttcaaaattattttttcatgctacaattagttaggccctacatattaattcctctttttttcttctgttttcctcctttttccatttctcttctaaaatccttcacagctccctgtctctctttgtaattaagcgcatcaatatacaCGTAggtgcgcgatgccagcaactgtatTGGGGATACACCCTACCTGCCACtgggctttcctattggctagaagggctcccactgggaattaacgatgattttgattggctcgcttccgaaaagatgggtgtGAACTTAGAGAGATATGAAAGGGAAATGACAATGTTctgaataccgatttgtgacaatcatagcggtgtcacatctcggggAGAAAcgacaaaatttataaaaaaagtcatggcagtgttccagaataccaccccaggctACCTGCCCATGATAATGACATGTACAaatcataattacatgtacaccatgtccatcttctctctctctctttctctctcaaagatatgtttctttttgttcatcattatcatcatcagcaaaATTATATGCTGTATAAGATTACCTTATCACAGAAGTTCAATTTATTAAGGTGTTCTAGTTCACTAAtacccatatacatgtaaatcattcaTTATAATCCTTCATATTGGTAGTCACCTGAACAAACTGTTGTGATAACCGATACAATCACCAATATAAGTACAGATTAAAAATACAGTGAATTATATACCTTTATGATATATATCATACATTTAGGTTTTTCATTCTGGAAGTGCATGTACTCATGAATGAGATGCAGGCAATTGTTTATGTTGGTGGTGGATGCAGATGGATTAATGGTATACATGTTGTAGGCCTATGTTTTTTCCCAAAGTTTTGAGTGAGAACCGATTAGTATAGTGGGAAATGATATCcatagaaatgaaatgaaaggatATAGACACTAattaaaagagaatgaaaccCAGGAAACAAGTTAGCttgaatgaaaacagaaaagttaaagaaacaaatcaatcaaagtttgaaaaataattgtttgtaataaaaaaggtATGAGCAGTTGAATGTTCAGATTAAATGATGAGATCTTCACTTTGGCAATGCGGCAAACATGTGTGATGTCGCACTTGTACAACTCCCCTAGAACTTATCTCCATCTatagatcgggggggggggggggggggggggggggagggagggtaTGTGAGGAGAGGTCTCATAAAATCTAACATTGACAAAGTGTTTGTACTATCTTTAGAATGAAAATCTAAATAGGGGTTTGGGGTATATATCAGTTTATAAATTGGAGAGTCCACAATGTGTGACATCATAATTCttggtcgcattgccaatgggaggatctcttTTTAGCATTGTAATGTtgatttcaacattcaaattaTGCCCATGACttattcattatttgtccaattgtTCGCATGAATTTCGATTGATCTTTTGTCCacaatgattacatgtatttccaacTTTCCCTCAACGTTCATTTATCTTCAACCTCTCATGTTCCGGCTATTAAGGTTAGATGAATCATGGATTAGAGCAAAGTGCTACATGTATTATGGGACAATGCGGATATATACACCC carries:
- the LOC121410362 gene encoding restin homolog; protein product: MDPGKVKSLLNFVNSLGVGEVVESLHQLKDGKHFISMIKILSEKEIPDCDNPMQCYRFILKYLEGFYQSSLKFLVDFSQIVNGSSISEVAKVTALLLCAAIQSEKVKIFVDAITELDLLTQNDLKEIIQYIVVQESSHKLRRDFADILHRRGCPPLTNIVEFIPTANIQTGDSSSDSSRGVLTPMEPGTPVPRTVSSSSAFSNSPMSPVHNLINSPYMVSKLNNRRLHDRVRSLESKIASETALRQDLEAEIVEKNSVIGSKDSQLRELNQKVKELNKLKDEVDELQAVQAELQKSTRENTRLRKLLEQKAELKTDNAHLEKENKELHSERQELKHMMKDHSAIKNQFEETRVRLRRSELNLGELHRENCRLTDELECAMKERQELTHMMDTSQQMYKEKITLLEEQLMQASTSPVEGESLGIIAEQRVSELELELEKIHMTWTNPEVHQKMKSLYEEACQTAHTYETKLKEIQKEYSLATHRISELEQEVKMLSGANDQVLQLKQEAEAQLQHALALYSGLQEDMQKLEMKMKEEGEEKEARYKKVHELSEKQNTELKTKIDALLNELEEKGRQTLNLETKMKEEREKKDAQFSEARDLLEKLQSQNDSLNLELVKKEQYLMKMKQEGEEKEAEYKNVHKLSEKQNKELETKTDALLKELEEKSRQTLNLETKMKEERDKKDAQFSEARDHLEKLQSQNDSLNLELVKKEQYLMKMKQEGEEKEVQFQKVHKLSEKQNKDLQTKIDALLKELEEKGGQALNLETKMKEDCEKKDAQFSEASDLLEKLQSKNDSLNLELVKKEQYLMKMKQEGEEKEAEYKKVHELSEKQNKELQTKTDALLKELEEKSRQTLNLETKMKEDREKKDAQFSEARDLLEKLQSENGSLNLELVKKEQYLMKMKQEGEEKEAEYKNVHELSEKQNKELKTKIDALLKELEEKGGQTLTLETKMKEDREKKDAQFSEARDLLEKLQSQNDSLNLELIKKEQYLQDTQNELQAVIKESDSLLQKADARIKDLECKSRRMEQDLESGSEVLRVAEKKIKEDNTENELKLKTMGTQVSDLQRQNHLLKQDLDKKLEDWLVTEEKMKQEKEAIATELGQASVKIEMLEHKYSSLKEDLDKEDSDLSLRLRDVEAQKREVDSRLEKTCTQLKDLQQSNWVLKQNVENKEEHLRLVEEKLKREGESQVQKAMKQVEELQQQNGRLKQDVQNMHDILETTSENKKLWEEKIKVLEEKIEQDEADRKSRQHRVADLEKELEELRAKYNEARVSQHAQEIAFSEQIERLRSATPNQDLPSSTRNSITDITPPGHPDLNLTHDATVDHSVDSLDGLAVSRISHDDSDLRMDDLQTDHDLRAGSVVSLTSTGSVRSTRSTRSRTRIEITLSGKRSESRSTSRSESHFDSQFDDFGGSLNSLGVDFPDNVARTLDELEASSAQLSASNRRDTLDTHRTTGPSGFFLVGCGEEEPAHIDWEDRLAELQRRNTLCRPHLRTSYPVETQTRAPKEITETDLQVGCDTRRSSLRLTGDMEEGTRNSTRKRKSEQFDFKAPASKQMRSTSSCQEMPPPPPPTTKTAVMTRKSTSQSSMSQAHFTSSRKHGSSSSLHVHNTLHKSDSKTSLGKAVRSSPRLAESRATSRTGLISDNPAGKSSRTNLAKQTSRSSLASTTGRTASQNPATQSSRPSSRTSSRASRSSLTGSIASMATSTSTLKKSKEPELPEIDEVLNPRRESIAYSVGFSPRKASRRRRSMRFSKKGSVKGSPGLSQMKKKVATPQEKTKKTPQKKTPSKMKSMARFFGK